The nucleotide sequence TAAGtgaatcaaaaacaatataGGATTAATATGTTGTCACGATTAGCCCAAAGTGTGAAGTAGATATACTACCTCAAGTTTTATGAAATGGAACCGTCTCGGATTTTTTCTGAAAGGACCTTGcgaaagaataatatatatatatatatatatatatatatatatatatatatatcatgataGGCTTACCAAATATATAGCTAATAGATTTAAAATACATTGCAAGTAAACCCAAATACAGTATttgaaaaatagaaatgaaaaaCGATACGTTTACCTTTTTCTCAGGTGATCGAGAGGCATAAATAAATAGCCATTAAGTTTCTGTCTAAAACGATTATTCCAACATCACCATTAAGTTTCTGTCTAAAACAATGGGGATGAATTTTCTTGATTTACCGGAAGAATGCATCGCCGTTGTGATATCTTTCACCAGCCCCTATGACATTTGCCGTCTCTCTGCTGTCTCTAAATTACTTCGCTCGATAGCCGACTCGGACGCCGCTTGGGAGAGGTTTCTTCCCTCATATTCTCGTATGTATATCAATAATACTTTATCTAGTTTTTCGAACAAGAAGCTCTTCCTTTGCTTATGTGAATCTCCTCTTCTCATCGGCGATGGAAGAATGGTAATTCACATTATAATctgttctcttttgtttgtcaacaataTGCCTTCTGtgtttttatttcctttataTACTGATTCTAGAGACTGATTGTTTAAGAAGAATGTGATGTGGATGAATGATGCACTCAATCAGTTGAACAAAATTTCTAAAGTTTtctttgaaatctatatatgtagAGCTTTTGGATGGAAAAGAGAAGCGGGAAGAAATGTTGGATGTTGTCTGCAAGGAAACTAGAAATTACTTGGGTTGATAGTCGTGAATTCTGGATATGGATGTCGACTCCGGACTCAAGGTTTAATTAGTTTCATCTccattttttgcttcttttcatCTAAATCTCTTGGTGTTGATTATGATTAGTTTATAACAGGTTTAAGGAAGTTGCGGGGCTTCTAGCGGTGTGTTGGTTTGAAATCCGAGGCAAGATAAGCACATCCCTTCTTTCCAAAGCTACCATTTATGGTGCTTACCTTGTTTTCAAAGAACAAGAAATGAGAGCCTTTGGATTTGAGTCTCTACCTTTGGATGTAAGCTTTCGATCCACAAGAACCGACGTTTATAACGATAGAAGAGTGCTTCTTGAGTCAGGAATGCAAGAGTCTAGAGAGGATGGGTGGTTGGAGATTGAACTCGGTGAATATTATGTTGGTTTTAATGAGGAGGATCTCGAAATGAGTGTCTCGGAGACAAGAGAAGGTGGTTGGAAAGGTGGAATCATCGTTCAAGGGATCGAGATTAGGCCAAAAGAAGTGTTGTGATTCAGTAACTCCCTTTGCAAGTGAAATGTAGTTTGTTGTTTAATATAAAGATAGCAAATGTATACAATGCATACATCTACATTCGTCTTCTCATATCACTGTAATAATCATGCATAGTCATAGATGATGCATGatattggaatatatatataccggAAACGGATACACGAAAGTGTTGATCAAGTTATCAAgccatttgtatttctttttttatttgtcatgAATTTTCTGTGAATATAATCGGTTAATAAAGTATACCGGAAAAAAAGGCAACACTAAGGGAGGAAGTCGAATATGCAAggtcaaaaacaaatttgttgatGTAAGgaatcgacaatataaataatacgaaTATTATTGGGGATAAATCAGAGCTAGTCCTTTTATTAACGAAGCAAGagtttacagaaaatgacaattaaagTGCTAAGTGCAGTTAATACGAGAATAATTGCTCGTTTATCTCTGATTGCCAAGATTTCGGATCTTGTGCATGATAGTAACAtctggtatttatagtgg is from Camelina sativa cultivar DH55 chromosome 20, Cs, whole genome shotgun sequence and encodes:
- the LOC104770928 gene encoding putative F-box protein PP2-B12, translating into MGMNFLDLPEECIAVVISFTSPYDICRLSAVSKLLRSIADSDAAWERFLPSYSRMYINNTLSSFSNKKLFLCLCESPLLIGDGRMSFWMEKRSGKKCWMLSARKLEITWVDSREFWIWMSTPDSRFKEVAGLLAVCWFEIRGKISTSLLSKATIYGAYLVFKEQEMRAFGFESLPLDVSFRSTRTDVYNDRRVLLESGMQESREDGWLEIELGEYYVGFNEEDLEMSVSETREGGWKGGIIVQGIEIRPKEVL